The Blastopirellula sediminis sequence CCGAATACGCGTTCCGGGGCGCCTTTGACGAAGACGCGAACTTCGTCGTCAACCTGGTTGAAGGACGCGGCGAATTGGCGTTCCGATTCGTAGGGAATGTCGTTGACCTGCGGGTGGATCGCTTGCGTCGCCGCTTGCGTGGTTCCCAGCTTATGTGCAAACGCCAACAGCGCGATGTCGACGGCGTCTCCGCGCCAATGCCAACCGCCATCGTGTTGATACAGGTCGGCTTCATTGCAAAGGACAGCCGAGCGAACGAGCGCTTGCAACCGGTTCGTGTCAGCATCTGTCGCGAGCGGAACGACTTGTCCCTCCGGCGCAAAACCTTCGCCGGTGACGCGAAACGCCTCGCCGGTCGCCAGGCGCGCTTCGCTGACCGTCAGTTCGTTGACGGTCAGCGTGCCGGTTTTGTCGGTTGCGACCAGCGTGCAACTTCCGAGCCCTTCCACCGCGGTAAGTCGCCGCACAATCACGCCGCGGCGGGCCATTCGCGTCGTGGCGATCGCCAAAGCGACGGTCATCGCTACCGGCAAGCCTTCGGGAATCGCCGCCACGGCCAAGACGACGGTGAAGAGGAACAACTCGGTCGGCGCATAGCGACCTAAGAAGACGCCGACGACGCCGATCACCGCTGCGGTCGCCAACGTCGTGATCGCGATTACATTTGTGAATCGTTCCATCCGCTCCAACAGCGGCGGCTTGCCTCCGGTGGCGCGACTGACGTCGAGCGCCAACTGTCCGACGGCGGTCGACGTGCCGGTCGCGACGACCACGCCTTTGGCGCGGCCGTGCGCTACGATCGAGCCGGCGAACGCCATGTTTAATTGATCGGCCTGGGGGGCGTCTCGATCGCCGATCCAGCGGGGATTCTTGGAGACGGGAAGCGATTCGCCGGTAAGCAGCGATTCGTCAATTTTCAGTCCGCGATCCCAGACCAGGCGCAGATCGGCAGGGACGCGATTGCCTGACTCGAGCCAGACGATGTCGCCCGGAACGACTCTTTCGGCGGGTATCTCTTTAACATCATCGCCGCGCTGGACCGAAGCGTGGATACGGAGCAGCTTTCGCAGCGCCTGGCTGCTCTTTTCCGCCTTCCATTCCTGGTAACCGCCGACCGTGGCGTTCAGCATCAACACGCCAATGATAAAAGCGGCGTCACGCATGTCGCCGGTAAAGGCGGAGATTACCGCGGCAATCAGCAGGATGTAGATCAACGGGCTGAGAAACTGCCGCAACAGAATCATCCACCAGGTCGGCGGCGGTTGTTCCGGCAGGGCGTTTGCGCCGAATTGGAGCAGACGTTTCTCCGCCTCGGGCTCAGAGAGACCTTTTTCGGAAGTCGACAGGTCTTGGTAGACCTTCGCCAGGTCCGCGGCGTGCCATTTTAGTTCGTGGATCAACGTTGTGCTCTTCGCTGCGGTTGGATGTAACGGCGGCCGCGAAAAGGTCTGCGGCAATTGTCATATTAGCGGTTCATTTTTGCATCATGTTTATTCTCGTTCGTTGGCTTCCGATTGGGGATCGGGGAATCCGCCATGTGGGAAAGGGGAATCTAGCGATTCAACAGATTCCCAAAATATGACCCAATAGAGAAGTGGAAAAGAAGTTGAGTCGCGAAAGCCTTGCGTCAGGAACAACACTCCATCTAGCCCCATCGTGTGTCGCCATGATCAGTACCAACCGCTTTTGTCACCTGCATGCGAGTCGCGTGCTCGTTGTTGACGGAGATCCGAACGTTCGGCACGCCGTCAAACAGCTGCTGGCCGAAAACCAAGCCGAGGTCGACGAGGTCGCATCGGTAGAGGAGGCCGTAAGCAAGTTAGAGCTGTGCGAATATGACGTGATTTTATTGGATGTTGGCGACGGAGATGAAGCCAGTCTCGACTTGTTTCTGCAACTGAAAGGGAAAGGGGGTTGCGAAGTCGTCTGCGTCTCTGGCGATGCGACGATCGAATCGGCGGTCGCCTTGATCAAGCTGGGAGCGTTCGAGTTTCTCACGAAACCGCTGAAAATGGTCCGTCTGCAACAAGTGCTTAATGACGCCGTGTTGGCGACCGGACGGAGGAGGAGTCCGTTGAGCTTTCCCTTTCGTCACGATCGACCCCAGCCGCTGATGGTCGGGCAATCCCCTTCAATGCAGGAGGTCTTTCGTTTGATCAAGCTGGCCGGTCCGACCGATCGGCCGATCTTGATCCAGGGAGAAAGTGGAACGGGCAAGGAGCTGGTCGCTCGCGCACTGCATAACGTTAGCGGCCGAGCCGGACGCAACATGGTGGTCGTCAACTGCGCCGCATTGCCGGAGTCGCTGCTGGAAAGCGAATTGTTCGGCCATGAGAAGGGCGCTTTTACCGGGGCGAGCGCGGCCAAGCCGGGGCTGTTTGAAACGGCGGACGGCGGGACGTTGTTCATTGACGAGATCGGCGAGATGACCGGCGGGGTGCAAGCGAAGCTGCTGCGGGTGCTCGAGGATGGGACGTACCGCCGCGTTGGCGCCACCAAGGAGCGCCACGCGAACGTTCGCCTGGTAACGGCGACCAATCGCGACTTGAAACGCGA is a genomic window containing:
- a CDS encoding cation-translocating P-type ATPase; its protein translation is MIHELKWHAADLAKVYQDLSTSEKGLSEPEAEKRLLQFGANALPEQPPPTWWMILLRQFLSPLIYILLIAAVISAFTGDMRDAAFIIGVLMLNATVGGYQEWKAEKSSQALRKLLRIHASVQRGDDVKEIPAERVVPGDIVWLESGNRVPADLRLVWDRGLKIDESLLTGESLPVSKNPRWIGDRDAPQADQLNMAFAGSIVAHGRAKGVVVATGTSTAVGQLALDVSRATGGKPPLLERMERFTNVIAITTLATAAVIGVVGVFLGRYAPTELFLFTVVLAVAAIPEGLPVAMTVALAIATTRMARRGVIVRRLTAVEGLGSCTLVATDKTGTLTVNELTVSEARLATGEAFRVTGEGFAPEGQVVPLATDADTNRLQALVRSAVLCNEADLYQHDGGWHWRGDAVDIALLAFAHKLGTTQAATQAIHPQVNDIPYESERQFAASFNQVDDEVRVFVKGAPERVFGMCQIGLDRSAMEEVAKEMAARGLRVLAVAEGPAEEEIDPTIAPAEPTELTLLGFVGMIDPLRSGVRDAVDTCRRCGVNVSMITGDHSITALAIARDLGLAEDESQVMTGPELADKTPEELARYVQEIRVFARVAPRQKLQIVNAAQASGQFVAVTGDGVNDAPALRAANIGVAMGRSGTDVAREASELVISDDNFATIVAGIEEGRVAYENIRKVIYLLISQGAAELVVMGLAVITGMPLPLLAVQVLWMNLITNGIQDVALAFEPSEGDVLDRKPRSPQEPIFDFLMIERTIVAAAVIGLIGFGTFYWMISNGHTIADARNTLLLMMVLFENFHIGNCRSETKSAFSLSPLRSPILLSGALGAFFVHLAAMHVPFMQALLDTSPVSLTTWVVVIALSFTIVPVIEIDKWLWRRRTAQK
- a CDS encoding sigma-54-dependent transcriptional regulator; translated protein: MISTNRFCHLHASRVLVVDGDPNVRHAVKQLLAENQAEVDEVASVEEAVSKLELCEYDVILLDVGDGDEASLDLFLQLKGKGGCEVVCVSGDATIESAVALIKLGAFEFLTKPLKMVRLQQVLNDAVLATGRRRSPLSFPFRHDRPQPLMVGQSPSMQEVFRLIKLAGPTDRPILIQGESGTGKELVARALHNVSGRAGRNMVVVNCAALPESLLESELFGHEKGAFTGASAAKPGLFETADGGTLFIDEIGEMTGGVQAKLLRVLEDGTYRRVGATKERHANVRLVTATNRDLKREVREGRFREDLYYRIDVMRLELPPLRQRGDDVTLLTHHFMGNDWQIESDALQAIERFDWPGNIRQLINAIERAKILADRQTIQLQNLPAEVAGGKPEAPVRLPTKNFDLESLRKQCVQEVMSRENGNKVRAARALGISRRCLYRLLEKYDMA